From Pelagibacterium flavum:
ATCCAGATCTTCAACCTCAATTTCGTCTTCGGAATCAGTCATAGAATCACACCCCCAGTCGCTCATAGCCTATCGTCAATCTTTCCGAGATCTACTTTGCGGCGGCTGAGGTAAACTCCGGGTATGCGAATCGACATTTCCGGCCACACGATAGAAGCATTGGCCCAGGTCATTTCGGGCGGACCGTCAGGGTTCGGCGAGCCGATAGGCATCTATCGCACTGCCTATGAACTAAAATCTTGGTTCGCCGCTTTTGGTTTGGATCTCGATGAGGGCCCCAGCCGGGTGAGTTCGGTGCGGTCGACGCTTTCCAGGGTCTTTCTCTCTCATTGGGATGATGAACTCTCACAGAGGATAATCGAGAGGGCAGCCGACCCAAGAGATTTTCTGGGCGACCCAGTAAGGCAGCGCGCTGTTGTTGACCATTTGAACGAGCGTCTTGAGTTCGACGGCCTCAAGCTCGAGTTCGACGGAAAGCGCGTGCGACTTGTTGAGCTGGAGCAGCATAGTGGAGCCGTGGTGGCTCTAACAGAAAAGGTCGAAGCGATCGGCTTTGATACCGTAAAACGGGATGTCGATCGCGCACTTGCAGCTGCCACTTCCGACCCCGAGGATGCTGTAACGGCGGCTTGCTCGATCGTAGAAAGTGTGTGCCGTTCTATTCTGGTTGATCTCCAGGGCGGGCTACCGGCCAAGCGCGATCTTAGTGGCTTGTATCGAGCCGTTCAGGAGCCGCTCGGACTTTCTCCCACCAAAGATGGCATACCTGATGAGATCGCCGAGGACGTCAGAAACGCGCTTTCCGGGCTGGTTACGGCTGTAAGAAGCATAGGCGCCCTAAGAACGCATGGTGGGGACGCGCACGGCAGGGAGAAAGGTTTTCGACGTGTGGACACCCGGATCGCAAGGTTGGCAGTTTATTCGGCCAGCGCAATCGCGCTATTCCTGATCGAGACTTGGGAGATGAAGCATCCGGGCGAAAAGCTGGCGCGGGCAATATCGTCGGACTAAGCCGCCGAATGCTTTAGCACCCGTCTTCCTCGCTGAAGCATGTAATGGATAGTGCGCGTATCCAGATGCCCCCAACGTGCAAGCGCAACACCGTGCGTGGAAACAAGCTCCGCGACTTCAATGTATGACGGCCGCCTGCGCACTGCCCTTTCCCATCTCGGTGCCCGCACTTGACGATCAGGGCTCCTTATTGTGTGGCTTCGCGGGCCGTCCGTTTGGGGGCCGATTGCTGCCTGTCCGGTTCTGAGATGAAAACGAAGATAGCCGACATTCGGCCTCCGACGCCATTCTGGTCAATCATTTATGCCGCAAGTCATGCCAAAAGTAGCCGTGAGGCAGACGGGTAATATGCATTATGGATTGAACCATAGTCGCCTGATCCCATCGAGCAACAAGACCACCGCTGCGCCAGCGGTTACAGGGGCCGTGAGCTTCGAGAAGGCCCAATCTACGCTAGTACGAACGGCGGAAAAAATCGTATCCGATTGGTGGTGAGACAATGCTCGCGCGCCGACCAACACAATCAACGGGTTGCAATAAAACAAGCAGTAGAGCGCGAGGTAAAAGGCTCGATCCCAGTATGACAAGCTGCCCTCCAGAAAAAGAACATTGACCGCACCGAAATAGGGAATGGCGGTCGTCAGATCAGCGACCGTGCTAGACACCGCGAACGCCAAGACAGCGAACAGCTGGGCCCCGGTAACTAAGCTTCCCAACCAGCCCTTGGGCGCCAAGGGCGTCCTCGATATCCGCGGCAGCATCGTCCAGGTCTATGATCTCGTGACCCTGCTCGGCGGTCGAGGCGGTGATAGCGAAAGCAAGAGACAGGTGGTGCTGGTGGTCTCGCTCAAAGCCAATGACATCGGCCTTCTGGCGGATTCGATGTCCGACATCATCTTTGCCAAGGGCGAAGAACTGCGACCGGCGCCCAAGGGTGGCCGGGGCGATGCCGGCTGCGTCTCCGGACTAGTCAAGAACGATCAGCGCCTGATCATCATCCTCGATCTGAAAGCGCTGCTACTCGGCGAAAGCGCAGAGTTCGCCTAGGTTGCAACGACCGCGACCGAAGTTCAAAAATCGGCTGCGGAAATCGCCCCGCTCGTTGAGCGCCTGTTGGTTTTGCAAGCAGCCTTCTACGTGGGCATCGTGGCCTTTTTCTCAACCACGAGGGCGGTTCGCTGTCTCGCCTTCCGCGCTCAAGACTTCCTCTTCGGGCAAGGCCACGCGCAACCTTGCCTCACAATCCGTGCGCAGCAGGACGACCAGGATTTCGAGCTCGTTGAGAACCTCGACCGGGTCGCGCACGGGCATCTCGTAGGGCGCCATTCAGCCAGTTGCTGAGATCGGGATGAGCAAGCGCCCAGGCGATACGTTGCTCACTTTCCTTCAGCACGTCATCGGGGGACGACACCTTCCATTCCTCCACTGCCGATCGAATATTACGCTGCAGCCTGTGCCGCCCGGTGCTCCCGATCTGTTCCGCCGATGTCCTGGTCCCAGCGCAGATCACCGACATAGCGCCAGGCCATTCTACCCTCCTCGTCAAGGGCGAACAGATGAAGCCAGCGATTGTCGAACAGTTTGCGGACCTCTGGATGGCGATCCAATATCGCGTTGATCGCATCCTGCGGCGCTTCAACCAGCACAGAGAGTCGAAGCGGTTCATGTGTGGACCGGTCACCATCGTGAACCGATTGCCAGGGCAGCCCGCCGCGCAGCAGCCCGCCATTCCCCTCGACCACACCGATACCGCCGGTCACATTGTGCAACAGCTTGTTGCCCGCGCCGAAGAGTTCGGGCGCTACGGTCGACCCATAATATTGCAGGCTTATCCAACTGGCGACGACAACCGGCGCCGTCATGATCAGCTCCAGGACCTTGAAGCCCTCATCGTGCCGCCAGTCATAGTCATGCAGGAAAGCTCGTCCCGCCAAGTCGCTTCCGGCCGTGCGCAGCCTCGGCGCGGCCACGAAGGCCTGGCAGCCGGCGAGGGCCCATTCCGGGCGCAACTCCGCCCAGTCGCGGGCGCGATGCAGAATATCCTGCCCTGCTGCGGCGCGGGGTAAGCGCAGCGCGCGTTCTGCCCGCGCCAAGATACCCGCAGAGGCGAGCCAGGTCGTCGCCTGAGCCAGGTCCTGAGCATGTCCCAGCGCGTCATGATCATCCGAATAGACCTTGACCGCATCAGTCGTCGTGTCGTGCAGCGCAGCCAGAAAAAGCGTGTCTTGTGGAATGGCAATGCCGCGTTCAACAAGACCCGCACGCACATCGGGGGCGTTGAGCAAAGCGGCAAGCAACCGCGCATTAGTCTCACCCGAATAACCCCCACATGCGCCGCAATGCAGCGCGCTGGCATGGGGGTTGTTGACCACATTGGCGCCGTGCCCAGCGAGCAGCACCAAGCGCGCAAAGCCACGGGTCAGCGACATTGCCTTGAGCACGCTCGTGGCCATGGTCAGCCGCGTCTCAAGGTCAAGCGTGCTCTCCGGCTGCGGCGCCGGATCATTCGGCGCAGCGTGCCGTGTCAAACCCAGTCCGTCACGCAGCAACTTGGCGACATAGAGCGGGCCGGTCGCTTCGACAAAGGCGAAGGAGGAAATTGCTGCCAGCTTGAAGCGACCCCACGCCCGCTTTGCACGCGCCTTGATGCGCGTGGCCACGTCGTCGGCCTGCGTCTGCGGCGTCAGCCCTCCCGCGTGTGTCAATAGCCCAGGGGTCAGAAGCACGGGCAAACGCGCCTCCACCACGTCCGAAGCGAAGCGGCGGTGGCCGATCCCCAGGCCAAAAAAGCCGGCAAACCCCATTGTTCTTATACCAGGGTCGACCTGTTCCAGCGCGCGACGGAACACTTCCGAACGCACGTCGATGCAGAAGGCCATCTGGAGCTTGGGCCGATCCGGAGCTGCTGGCGCGGGAGGCCGTGAAGCAAGAAGGCCATGCAGCCGTCTCTGCGCGGCGCGCTCGGCTGCTTCCTGCAGGATGGCATCGACGCCATCGTCAGGGGTCGCGACCAGGGGCTCGGCAAAGGCCAGCATCGCAGCGGCAAGCTGCGGCCCGATCTTGGCCGCGTATTGGCGCAGCAAGGCGGCCTCCCAGCTGATGCGGATGGCAAGCAGGTCGGTCACGGACGTATCGACCGCTCCGCCAAGCTCTGCCTGCCACAACCGATAGCGGGCCACCTGTCCCCAGCCGCCCAGACTCGTTAGAAGGCGGTGGAAATAGCTCTCAAGCGCCGCCTCACCGAGGCCCAGGTGGGCGACGCAGATTGCCAAGGCCTCTTTGGCCTCTGCAGGTGCATCTGCCACACCCTGCGCAAAACCGGCCAGGCCGAGTATTTCAGGCGTCAGGTCATTGGTGGCGACGCTTCGCCACGCGGCAAATGCGCCGCTGGCCGGAGTGCTGGCCCAAAGCGCCTGGCCTTGGTCGAAATAGCCTGATGCCCAGTGGCCGATCCGGTCATTGACGATACCGGGCCAGTCGATCGAGGAGACATCGCGCGCCAGTTCGGCGACCGTCGGAATGGCCCGGGGCGCAGTCCGATCGACGAGAGCGGCCTGCTTCAGGGCGGCTAAAGTCGTGGGGCGGAGCACCACTGGCGCTGCCTCGAAAGCGGCTCTCAAATCGGCGTCTGTGATGTCGCCAGACTGCAGCCGCTCGGCATACCAGTGGCGAGGCATCGTGAGTGCAATGCCGCCGACCAGACGCAGTCGCGCGGCTGCCATGGCAAGGGATTCGCCCGACTGGCCAAGAAAGGGATTCACGGCAACACTTGAAGCCAGCGGCCAGAGCGGCGGTATGGCGCGCGCCGCGCGATCTGCCGCTCTCATAACCGCTTCTGATGGCAGGATCGGCGCGTGGATGGTCATCGTCAGCATCGAA
This genomic window contains:
- a CDS encoding abortive infection family protein, producing the protein MRIDISGHTIEALAQVISGGPSGFGEPIGIYRTAYELKSWFAAFGLDLDEGPSRVSSVRSTLSRVFLSHWDDELSQRIIERAADPRDFLGDPVRQRAVVDHLNERLEFDGLKLEFDGKRVRLVELEQHSGAVVALTEKVEAIGFDTVKRDVDRALAAATSDPEDAVTAACSIVESVCRSILVDLQGGLPAKRDLSGLYRAVQEPLGLSPTKDGIPDEIAEDVRNALSGLVTAVRSIGALRTHGGDAHGREKGFRRVDTRIARLAVYSASAIALFLIETWEMKHPGEKLARAISSD
- a CDS encoding chemotaxis protein CheW translates to MLDTANAKTANSWAPVTKLPNQPLGAKGVLDIRGSIVQVYDLVTLLGGRGGDSESKRQVVLVVSLKANDIGLLADSMSDIIFAKGEELRPAPKGGRGDAGCVSGLVKNDQRLIIILDLKALLLGESAEFA
- a CDS encoding YbcC family protein, producing the protein MLTMTIHAPILPSEAVMRAADRAARAIPPLWPLASSVAVNPFLGQSGESLAMAAARLRLVGGIALTMPRHWYAERLQSGDITDADLRAAFEAAPVVLRPTTLAALKQAALVDRTAPRAIPTVAELARDVSSIDWPGIVNDRIGHWASGYFDQGQALWASTPASGAFAAWRSVATNDLTPEILGLAGFAQGVADAPAEAKEALAICVAHLGLGEAALESYFHRLLTSLGGWGQVARYRLWQAELGGAVDTSVTDLLAIRISWEAALLRQYAAKIGPQLAAAMLAFAEPLVATPDDGVDAILQEAAERAAQRRLHGLLASRPPAPAAPDRPKLQMAFCIDVRSEVFRRALEQVDPGIRTMGFAGFFGLGIGHRRFASDVVEARLPVLLTPGLLTHAGGLTPQTQADDVATRIKARAKRAWGRFKLAAISSFAFVEATGPLYVAKLLRDGLGLTRHAAPNDPAPQPESTLDLETRLTMATSVLKAMSLTRGFARLVLLAGHGANVVNNPHASALHCGACGGYSGETNARLLAALLNAPDVRAGLVERGIAIPQDTLFLAALHDTTTDAVKVYSDDHDALGHAQDLAQATTWLASAGILARAERALRLPRAAAGQDILHRARDWAELRPEWALAGCQAFVAAPRLRTAGSDLAGRAFLHDYDWRHDEGFKVLELIMTAPVVVASWISLQYYGSTVAPELFGAGNKLLHNVTGGIGVVEGNGGLLRGGLPWQSVHDGDRSTHEPLRLSVLVEAPQDAINAILDRHPEVRKLFDNRWLHLFALDEEGRMAWRYVGDLRWDQDIGGTDREHRAAQAAA